The following are encoded in a window of Telmatobacter sp. DSM 110680 genomic DNA:
- a CDS encoding winged helix-turn-helix domain-containing protein: MPFAVYRFGEFSLDCGKFELCRKERRLKLERKPLELLVLLVTKHGQVVTREEISARLWEQEVFVDIEHGINTAIRKIRQALGDSPDLPQYVQTISGSGYRFVAPVTAVEPEVPIEDFPSSQGVAPSQPIASVPEIVTAPEEYVAREGSAGPDRLLAKPQHRLWIVVAITVAVVMTISVLNLGPRPLAARFLHRDSHSAIGSIAVLPLQNLSGDPGQEYFADGMTDELITELARIPNLRVVSRTSVMANKGSGRSLPDIARQLDVDAIVEGSIVRSGDRIRITAQLIDARTDRHLWAQSFEGSASDVLSLQDSVAQQIAAQASVVLAPPSPRAPVNAAAHDAYLRGRYFLNKQDFARSLESFKDAIDLDPNYASAHAGYASALDAVTTYGIGTPRELMPKAIAEAQRAIQLDPQNGEAYTELGSVQTIYLYDWTAAEKNLTRGISLNPSDSIAEFKYAIYLDAVGRPQDAVTHMRRALQLDPLSFLVNRRLGVALYYDRQYDAAVAQLQRASEMERSPESIDHYLSLIYEQKGDHDEAVQHNVEALRENESKVDIAALLKVYRQQGWRPFWRARTRALPQSTNSCNAYEIGLDDLRVNELDHAFASFQRASEIHCFSMPFIRVDPLFDSVRQDPRYAALLARMNQ; this comes from the coding sequence CCCGCGAGGAGATATCCGCCCGCCTGTGGGAGCAGGAAGTTTTCGTCGATATCGAACACGGAATCAACACCGCAATTCGCAAAATTAGGCAGGCCTTGGGGGACAGCCCGGACCTCCCGCAGTATGTACAAACGATCTCCGGCTCCGGTTACCGGTTCGTCGCACCGGTTACGGCGGTTGAGCCTGAGGTGCCGATCGAGGATTTTCCTAGTTCGCAGGGGGTCGCACCTTCGCAGCCGATCGCTTCTGTGCCGGAGATTGTCACGGCGCCGGAAGAGTATGTGGCGCGCGAGGGCTCTGCAGGCCCCGACCGATTGTTAGCGAAACCACAGCACAGACTTTGGATAGTCGTCGCCATCACTGTTGCCGTAGTTATGACTATCTCTGTACTCAACCTCGGGCCCCGTCCCCTGGCTGCACGCTTTCTTCATCGAGACAGTCACAGCGCCATCGGCTCGATTGCGGTGCTGCCTCTGCAAAATCTGTCCGGCGACCCCGGCCAAGAGTATTTCGCCGACGGCATGACCGACGAACTCATCACCGAGCTTGCACGAATACCCAACCTTCGGGTCGTTTCGCGAACGTCGGTCATGGCCAACAAAGGCTCCGGGCGCTCACTTCCCGACATCGCCCGCCAGCTCGATGTTGACGCGATTGTCGAAGGTTCAATTGTCCGCTCTGGGGATCGGATCCGCATCACCGCTCAGCTCATCGATGCGCGCACTGACCGGCACCTTTGGGCGCAGTCCTTCGAGGGGTCCGCCTCCGATGTCCTCTCCCTCCAGGACAGCGTCGCACAGCAGATCGCCGCGCAGGCCAGCGTCGTGCTCGCTCCCCCTTCGCCGCGCGCACCAGTCAACGCCGCGGCGCACGACGCCTATCTGCGAGGCCGCTACTTTCTCAATAAGCAGGATTTCGCTCGCAGCCTCGAGTCGTTCAAGGATGCGATTGATCTGGATCCCAACTACGCGTCCGCCCACGCCGGCTATGCCTCCGCTCTCGATGCCGTTACGACCTACGGCATTGGTACGCCCCGGGAGTTGATGCCGAAAGCCATAGCCGAGGCTCAGCGCGCCATCCAACTCGACCCGCAGAATGGCGAAGCTTATACCGAACTCGGCAGCGTCCAAACCATCTACTTATATGACTGGACGGCAGCGGAGAAGAATCTTACCCGCGGCATCTCCCTCAATCCGAGCGACTCCATCGCAGAGTTCAAGTACGCCATTTACCTCGATGCCGTTGGCCGCCCGCAGGATGCTGTCACTCACATGCGCCGAGCGCTTCAACTCGATCCGCTATCGTTTCTCGTCAACCGGCGGCTAGGCGTTGCCCTCTACTATGACCGGCAGTACGACGCCGCAGTTGCTCAGCTACAGCGGGCATCCGAGATGGAGCGATCGCCCGAATCCATCGACCACTACCTGAGTCTTATCTATGAGCAGAAAGGTGACCACGATGAGGCGGTGCAACATAACGTTGAAGCGCTGCGCGAGAATGAGTCAAAGGTCGATATTGCTGCACTGCTCAAGGTCTACCGCCAGCAAGGATGGCGGCCTTTCTGGCGCGCGCGCACCCGTGCCCTTCCGCAATCGACCAATAGCTGCAACGCGTATGAGATCGGCCTCGATGATCTTCGGGTCAACGAACTGGACCACGCCTTCGCATCGTTTCAACGTGCCAGTGAGATCCACTGTTTCAGCATGCCGTTCATCCGCGTTGACCCGCTCTTCGATTCCGTGCGCCAGGATCCCCGCTACGCTGCTCTGCTGGCTCGCATGAATCAGTAG